The proteins below come from a single Megalops cyprinoides isolate fMegCyp1 chromosome 5, fMegCyp1.pri, whole genome shotgun sequence genomic window:
- the LOC118777546 gene encoding myosin light chain 5-like, with protein sequence MASRKTKKKEGGAKRAQRASSNVFSMFEQTQIQEFKEAFTLIDQNRDGFIDKEDLKDTYASLGKLNVKDNELEDMLKEATGPINFTMFLNLFGEKLHGTDPEDTILNAFKMFDPEAKGHIHKDELQRVLMTQADKFTAEEVKQMFQSSNIDQAGNLDYKSLCYIITHGEEQEE encoded by the exons ATG GCCAGCAGAAAGACCAAGAAGAAGGAGGGGGGTGCCAAGAGGGCCCAGAGAGCCTCCTCAAATGTCTTCTCAATGTTCGAGCAAACACAGATCCAGGAGTTTAAAGAA GCCTTTACACTAATAGATCAGAATAGGGATGGATTTATCGACAAGGAAGACCTGAAGGACACCTATGCCTCTCTTG GTAAGCTGAACGTCAAAGACAATGAACTGGAAGACATGCTGAAAGAAGCCACTGGCCCCATCAACTTCACAATGTTCCTTAACCTGTTCGGGGAAAAATTACATG GCACAGATCCAGAGGACACCATTTTAAATGCCTTCAAAATGTTTGATCCTGAAGCTAAAGGACATATTCACAAAGATGA ATTACAACGTGTGCTGATGACACAGGCAGATAAGTTTACAGCAGAGGAG GTAAAACAGATGTTCCAGTCCTCCAACATCGACCAAGCAGGGAACCTGGATTACAAATCCCTGTGCTACATCATCACACATGGGGAGGAGCAAGAAGAGTGA